The Natronosporangium hydrolyticum nucleotide sequence CGCGCCGGGATGAGGCCCGCCGGCATCCGCCGGGCCATCCCGGCCAGCGCCCGCGGCGGCGGCCGGGGCGCCGGGTCGGTGCGGGGTTCGCGGCCGCTGCCGGGGTGGTCGCGTTCGCCGCAGTCGGCGTCGGCGCCTGGCAGCTCGGGCAGTCGCCGACCGCCACCGACGACAGCGTCTCCGCGCCCGCTGCTGAGCAGCCGACTGTCGACGACACCGCCCCCCACCCGCTCGCCGCCCGGCCGGAGCTGCTGGTCAGCGGACGCGACTATCAGCCGGATCCGCGGCAGCTGACGCCGCCGGCCGCTCCGGGGCCCGACGCGGAGGGCGGCCCGCTGGAGCAGTCGGAGGGGCCGAACATCGCCTCGGACGGGGCACCGGCCGGGGCGGTGCCGCCCGCGCTGGATCGGCTCTGGTCCGACCCGCAGGCTCGCGCCAGCTGCCTCGAGCAGGTGACGGCGGCGGTCTCGCCAGCGCCGGCGACGGTGGAGGTGCTCGACTTCGCCCAGGTCGAAGGCGACCCCGCAGTAGTGATCTGGGTCACTGCCGGCGACGGCACCCACTGGGCCTGGGCGGTCGGCCCGGGGTGTGGCAGCAGCACCGCCGGCCTCGACGAGGTCTTCCAGCTCCGGATCTCCTGACCCGGCTGTCCCCGGCTCCGACGGCCGGCGGAAATACCGATCCGTACGATGGCGTTGCGGCAGGCGCGGGATACGTAAGGATCGTAGGGTGCGCGTGAGCGCGGGTGCCGCGAGAACCCACTCGCGGAACGGAGGATCACATGAGTGGCGACGAGGTCCGCAACCTGATCATCGTTGGCTCGGGGCCGGCTGGTTACACCGCCGCCGTCTACGCCGCGCGCGCCAACCTGAACCCTTTGATCATCGAGGGTGTGCAGTCGGGTGGCGCGCTGATGACCACCACCGAGGTGGAGAATTTCCCCGGCTTCCCAGACGGCATCCTCGGCCCAGACCTGATGGACCAGATGCGCAAGCAGGCCGAACGCTTCGGCGCCGAGCTACTCACCGACGACGCCACCGCGGTGGAGCTGGCCGGTGACGTCAAGACCGTCTCGGTGGGCAGCACCACCTACCGAGCCCGGGCGGTGGTGCTGGCGACCGGCTCGGCCTGGCGGCCACTCGGGGTGCCGGGCGAGCAGGAGCTGCTCGGCCATGGCGTCTCCTCCTGCGCCACCTGCGACGGGTTCTTCTTCCGCGACCAGGACATCGCGGTGGTCGGCGGCGGCGACTCGGCGATGGAGGAGGCGACCTTCCTGACCAAGTTCGCCCGCTCGGTGACCATCATTCACCGCCGCGACGAGTTCCGGGCCAGCCGGATCATGGCCGACCGGGCGCTGCAGAACCCCAAGATCCGGGTCGAGTGGAACACCATCATCGACGAGATCGTCGGCGCCGACGGCTCGGTTACCGGGGTCAAAGTGCATGACGTCGCCACTGGCCAGCCGCGGGTGCTGCCGGTCACCGGCGTCTTCATCGCGATCGGCCACGATCCGCGCAGCGAACTCTTCAAGGACCAGGTGACGGTCGACGAGAACGGCTACGTCCAGGTCGCGGCGCCGGCCACCCAGACCGACGTCGCTGGCGTCTTCGCCTGCGGTGACCTGGTCGACCACACCTACCGGCAGGCGATCACCGCCGCCGGCACCGGCTGCGCCGCCGCGCTCGACGCCGAGCGTTACCTCGCCGCCCTCGACTGAGCTTCCCGCGACTGACCCGTCACCCACTCCGAAGGAGCCGCAACCATGGAAACCAAGACCGTCACTGACGCCACCTTCAAAGAAGACGTGCTGCAGTCCAGTACCCCGGTGTTGGTCGACTTCTGGGCCGAGTGGTGCGCCCCGTGCCGCAAGGTCTCCCCGATGCTGGAGGAGATCGCCGGCGAAATGGCTGGTCGGCTCCGGATCGTCAAGATCAACTCGGACGAGAACCCCGAGACGGTCCGCGCCTACCGGGTGATGTCGCTGCCCACCATGACTATTTTCAAAGACGGTGAGCCGGTGAAGTCGGTCGTGG carries:
- the trxB gene encoding thioredoxin-disulfide reductase — translated: MSGDEVRNLIIVGSGPAGYTAAVYAARANLNPLIIEGVQSGGALMTTTEVENFPGFPDGILGPDLMDQMRKQAERFGAELLTDDATAVELAGDVKTVSVGSTTYRARAVVLATGSAWRPLGVPGEQELLGHGVSSCATCDGFFFRDQDIAVVGGGDSAMEEATFLTKFARSVTIIHRRDEFRASRIMADRALQNPKIRVEWNTIIDEIVGADGSVTGVKVHDVATGQPRVLPVTGVFIAIGHDPRSELFKDQVTVDENGYVQVAAPATQTDVAGVFACGDLVDHTYRQAITAAGTGCAAALDAERYLAALD
- the trxA gene encoding thioredoxin encodes the protein METKTVTDATFKEDVLQSSTPVLVDFWAEWCAPCRKVSPMLEEIAGEMAGRLRIVKINSDENPETVRAYRVMSLPTMTIFKDGEPVKSVVGAKPKGELVRLIEAAL